The window CGCCCTCGGACTCGGCGCGCAGCTCACCGTCGGTCTCGATGGACGGCGCGTCCTTCACCTGGTTCTTGGAGTACGGCACCTTGACGTACCCGGGCCCGACCACGGCGTCGTCGATGGGCACGAACACGAGCTTCTTGCTCATGAGGCCCACCGTGACGGTGGCGAAGGCGGGCTGGTCGGAGGTGGTGTCGACGTACACCGACTCGAGCTTGCCGATCTTGTCACCGGCCTCGTCGAGCACGTCCTCGCCGCTCCACTCACGGATGTTCCCCACGCGCACTGGCATGGTGCGAACGCTAGCGATCAGGGCCCGTGACCGCCCGCCGAGCCGGCCGGCGCGCCGCTCCGCGCGAGGATGCCCCCTGGATCCGTCCGGACGCGCATCCCGCCGTGGGCCGCCGGCGCTGCGCGCGGTCCCCGCTGCGGTCGCGGTCGTGGGCATGTACCTGGGGGTGGACGCCGGCGGCACCAAGACCGCGCTGTGCCTCGTCGCCGACCGCGGCGAGGTGCGCGGGCGGGCCCGAGCCGGCAGCGGGTACTACCTCGACGCCGCGGGGGCGACGTCCCGTCAGGAGGGTGCGGAGCACCCCGGCGTGGCGGCCGTCGCCGCGGTGCTGGCGTCGCGGCTGGCGGGGGCGGGTCTCGACGCCGCCTCCGTGGCGCGCCTCGCGC of the Quadrisphaera sp. RL12-1S genome contains:
- a CDS encoding PRC-barrel domain-containing protein, with translation MPVRVGNIREWSGEDVLDEAGDKIGKLESVYVDTTSDQPAFATVTVGLMSKKLVFVPIDDAVVGPGYVKVPYSKNQVKDAPSIETDGELRAESEGEVFSHYGLTYTAAPSERRLGRR